The segment CCGTGTAGTGTATAGAGAGCGAGGCAGCTCCCTCCGGTAGGTAGGGAACTGAAGCTTTTCATGAAAGTGAGAAGCTTTATAATTATTAATTGGAACAATCGACATTTAAGCACCTGATACAGAAAACTCAAACTTCTGACAAAGAAACAGTCAGAGTCCTACCTAGCTGTTACCGCTCCCAATACAGGCATTGATGAGAGGACAGCAGAAACTGTGCCCACAATTCAGCCGAGGCAGCTGTGCTAATGAACAGGCTGCTTTCAGTATCACCGTCCCCCCAGATGTGCCCCATGCTGCACACAGCGTCGCGGTGCTGCAGAAATACCTGGGACAGCCGGGTGCTGGGGACGATGGATGCAGCGactccctctgctccctccgGGCGTGGAGTGgctccccagtgcttccagagCCTGCATCCCAGAGCAGTTTCCTCGTAGTAAAGGGTGTTCCACAGCAGTTCTTCACAAGCTCCCTGCCACAGGCCCTGATCGGGTCCTAGGCACCCTCTGCTCTTGTAAGGCCAGGCCACTGCTTGAGTACAGCATATTTACAACCACCAGCTATATAAAATAAACTCCATCCTGTCTACACTCCTGTCAGAACTAAAACTGTGTGAAAGAAGAGTGTAAGCCACAAACCTGGATTCAGGTGAAATGAATCTAGCAGCATTTCCTGCCTCCTCCAGGCTCTCTTTTGGTATTAAACATGCTGTGGGGAGTCAACAAGACAAAATGCTAGGAAAGAGCTGAGCTGTGCAAACCCTGTCTCTCCTAACCTTTCCTCTCTCATTCCCAGGTTTTGCCTATTTCCTGAGAGGCCGAGACTACTGGAAGTTCGATCCTGTCCAGGTGAAGGTGCTGGAGGGCTACCCGCGCCACATCAGCCAGGACTTCTTCAGCTGCACACCCTCCTCCAACTCCTTCAGATGAGGGGGGTGCTTGTGTCCCCCCATTTCCCTTCCATCACCCTGACCTCCTGCAGCCACACAGAGGGCTCCCTCTGCCATTCATGGCTTCCTTGCAGGCCCAGTGTCTGACACAGCAGGTGTCTGTCACAGCAAGTGACAAAGTttgctcctctcctcttccagcgGCCCCAGCTTCAGTTGCTATCAATACAAAAGCGTCCGCCGTGTTCTTCACAGACGAGAGCCCTGAACCCTTAACGCGGCCAGGCTCTTCCAGCAATAGCATCCCAAAAGCCATCAAGCCAGCCTGGAAAGGGATCACACTCTTCTACTTAACCCGGACCCCATCACGCAGAACTGACTTGATGGCATTTCCTATGTTTACGTAGCTCATGAGGGCAGCCCTTTGGCTGTTCCAGCCATTGGCCTCCGAGGACGCCTTCCGCTGAGGCAGCGTCCCCAGCGTGAGCCGGGGAGCTTTGAAGACACCGAGTACCCGTGGAGGAGCTCGGACGCTTCTCCGGGCTGCGGCTGTGGATGGCCCAGCTGCGGGCTTTACGCTATCAGTAGCATGCATGAGAGTTCCCTATGAACCTGTGTGCGGACAATGCGTGAGGCCAGGTCCCAGCGCTGGACGCTGCCCTGGTGCCCCGCGCTTGGCGGCGGCTCCTGGCGCTCATGCAGGCAGAGAAAAGGCGGCAGCACCGggccgcctccctccctccctccctccgcggGTGTAAATGTTTGTACGACGTGTATAAACCCTCCTTATATAtactgtgtatatatttatgtaccAATAAACCGCCTCTTTTCTACGTGCCGCCTTGCCTTCGCCACGGCGCGGCCGTTAACGGCCTCGGCGCGCAGCGAGGCGCCAaggggcgggcagggccggctgcgggcgggcagggcgcggggcaccgggccgggcaggggccgggcaggggccgggcagggcgggggggggccgggaagGGCCGGGCCAGGCCGGgcccgccccgctccgggcGCTGCCGCCGCTGGGGGCCGCCGAGCGGGAGCATGCGCGGAGCCGAGCCCGAGTAGGCCGCGGCGCTGCTCCCGCCCGCTGCGCTCCGCCGCCGGCCCCTCAGCCCCCGCCaggccgccggggccgcccccgccgccgcgaTGATGATGATGGCGCTGAGCAAAACGTTCGGGCAGAAGCCCGTCAAGTTCCAGCTGGAGGAGGACGGCGAGTTCTACATGATCGGCTCCGAGGTGCGGACAatggggccgggcggcggcggggggagcggggccgggggggggctgcggggccgcccgGCTGCGCGGAGCGGGacgggggctccgggggctgaGCCCCGCCGCCGCACGGCGGCTCGCCCCGCTCCCGGCACGGTGCTCGGCCCGCTCTGGCCGCGGGGAGCCGGGACGAGGCCGCTTCAGCACCGCAGAAACCGCCACGGGTGGAAGCGGGGGGGGAAACAAGCGTGTTCCGGCCCCACCCGGTGGAGaaaggggggtcctggggggctgggtCGGTGCTGGGCGCCTGCAGCGGGGCTCGGGGGCCTCCTGTGACAAGTGTGAGGGTTGTAAGAGCCGAGAAGTGCGAGGGTTGAAAGAGCCGTCGCTGCAGGCAGCACGTCGGTGAGATCGCTGTGCCACGCGcgtggaagaggaagaagggtCGCCTTTTCTGCCTGCCACTAATTCGTCTCTTGATGAGCAACAGATACAATTAAAATTTATCTGAACGTGGACGTTAAGATCAAAAAGACTCTTGTTAAGGAATAAAAGCCCTTTGTGGCAGGCTGTGAGCGTAGCACCCATCTGAAAAATTGGTTTCAGAGTCTATAAAATCCTGCTGTTGTTCAGCAAGGCTTGCTGTAGCCTTCAGCACAAGTGAGGACGTTGTGccaggaagagcagagctgctgtacAGATGTTAAGTAAGTTTGGAACAGGGTTTCTGGCAGTGATCATATTTTGCATGTTcagaggttttaaaataaaaccaaaggcAGTCTTGGGGTGTTTGCTCTATCCACGCAATGTCTGGATGGCACAGAGGTTCAATGTGAAAGTGACACTGTCAGAGAGCTGGGTATCTGGTTTGATTAAATTCCTACAGAGCATCGTGCATTGAAACAGCAATTGAAGTAACGTTAAAATTGTTCAAAAATACATgtaaacaaatgtgtttttttttcctattaaattgatttttgtcAATAGATAGGACTTTGTTATCAGGCTAGTGAAATAAGAGCTcataaaagctgttttctgtattGCTGCAAAAATTGTGTGTTATGATGCCAAACCCAACACGGTCAATTGCAAAAAACGTCTAAAAAAATCTTCTCCTGAGGTCTGGCGTCATTACAAAGAACTGAATTCATTTCAGCTTCTGCTCAGAATTTCTCTGAATGGAATACATTTCCAGGCtatgcttctgcttttcttcctgtaggTGGGGAATTACCTGCGTATGTTTCGGGGTTCCCTGTACAAGAGATACCCCTCACTCTGGAGACGACTAGCCACtgtggaagaaaggaagaagatagTGGCATCTTCACATGGTGAGAAGATGAGTACTGAAGTCTGAAAGATTGCCTAGAAAAACTTTCTCTGAGGTTCAGAAGCTTCTGCAACTGTGAACATCGCTTTAGATTCACGCTGCAGAGGGCTTCATCACCTCGGTGATGGAGCAGCCTGCAGCAATGGCACATTAGCTCCTGGTTCTACCTTGCAGAGAATATGAACTGATCAAACATGATCTGAAATCAAAATGAGCCTTGTGGCTTTCCTGGGGTTGGCTGCATTCATCAAAATGCAAAAGCCAcgtctcaaaaataaataccatATTAGAAGAGACTTTTGTTGGCAGAGAGGGccgtttttgtcccttttttcAAACAGGCAGGAATGTTGCAAGGATGTCCCATTGAAAATGTGCATCTTTACTTAACTTCTGTTCTTGCAAGGACTGAAAGTTTATGGCTCCCAGAATTTGTGGTGGTATGTTGCTACTGATGTAACTGCTACAGTAAGAATACAGCTGTCTTGGTGTTATAGTTGGTGGGAGACTAATAAAAAGCAGTTACATTTCTTAGCAATAGAACTTGTCGTGCACTCTTCAGGCCAaggcataataaaaataaatagttcatTCTAGACTTATGTCTCCTTCCTCCAAGTATCCTGGTGACctgttgctcttttctttttttttttttttttttcccaacagaaAATCAGCGGTCTCACAGTCCCAGGAGATGTAAGTCTTATCTGTGTGTTGTTATTAGCTGTGCTAGAGTAGGAATCTCCACTGTGACCTTTGGTGCTGTTACAATATACATTAATGTCTCATCCTCTTCCTCTGATCTCTCCCTGTGGTCGTCCTAATTGTGCATCCTCATCACATGCtgaacttttctttctcagaacaTTAAGGGACTCTCAGACGCAGATGGTTTGTGCAATTCAGCAAGATCTGTCCTGAGGTTCTCCCCCTTTTCCAAGTCTTGCTGGTTTGTGCTCCCCTGGCTTAGCTTTCATAGATGTCCAATGTGTCTGTCCAGTGACTTGCTTTTCTATTGACCGTTAACTCTCCATTTCCAACCTTAAATCCACCGAGGATTTATAGTTTTCTGGGCTTTTCCCCTCAGAAGGTTGTGAAAAAGATTTTACATCATTGTAGATGTGCAGAGCTAAACCATGTGATTGCAGAGGGCAACGcagggtaggaaaaaaatgtttttctcccctTAAATAAAGGCACATTAGATAAGCTTTAAAACTAATGTTTATGAGGATTTAAGGACTTTTTTCCaggtgttttggatttttttttttgctaacatTCTTTTCCATCTCAAGTAAATCTCCTAGAAGAAACGAGTACATTCTGTAAATAAGTTACACCCTGGAAGAACTAGGTTCATCCACGGTTGATAAAAGCTACATCTTAGTCCTCTAGTCGAATGTCTCCCTACTCTAGAAGCCCAGTACAGTTCCCAGAGTCTCCTGGTAAATCCAATCTGCAAAGTAGGTTTAGGATGCTATTGTGAAGTACAGTGATGATAATTGAGAGAAGCCCATGCAATTCTAACTCTCGTGTCCGGACTCCTTCTGCAAGAAGACAAATGAAGCCCAAAGTACTTTTGTGTCACACACTCACACCATTTGGTAACTTATTGTTGTCCCACCTGGCAGGAAGGGCTTTTCACTCTTCAGCTTATTAATGCCATATTGCTATGTAGTACTTTTCCATGTTAATTACTGGTATCTTTCTCGGTAATAGATCACGGCTATACGACATTAGCCACTAGTGTGACACTGTTAAAGGCCTCTGAAGTGGAAGAGATCTTGGATGGAAATGATGAGAAGTACAAGGCAGTGTCTATCAGCACAGAACCTCCCACCTACCTCAGGTAACCAGCACTGGTGAGGGCCAACATCAGAACAGAGCTGCTTGGAAGGTGTTGGCGTGGATAAGAAATGCTGTCCTGTCCCATCAGAAATCACATAAACCCAGGGCCTCGCCCAGGAGGATGCTTGCCCGTCTGTGCTAGCATACATTTACAGAGTTGGGCGAATGAAGATCTTCAGAATGTAAGGATTAGGTTACTGCCCACGtacaacaggaagaaaaacattagtGTTTGATGATGCAGCTCATTTTGCAATTGCTCCATTCCAATTGTAACAGATGTTTTGCAGAACACTCCGTACACGTACCGTCTGCTGAGACGTCATATTTCTCAGCAGCCCCTCTGtaaatacagacagaaaatcCAAATATGAACCTAGTATTTATAATGGCACACCTGGCTTCATATATGAGGAATAGTTATGATCTGGAGAATGGGCTTCCTGGAGGCTAGGCTAGTGTGGAACATGAGTTCTCAGTCGAACTATCATTAGGCAGGAGcttgtaatttaaaattatactaTCCCTTAAATAACAGCACTGGTGTTCAGGGTCTGTAGGTTAACATCCATTCTTCTTCTTCAGAGAACAGAAGGCAAAGAGGAACAACCAGTGGGTGCCGACTTTGCCCAACAGCTCTCATCACCTGGATGCGGTGCCGTGCTCTACAACGATTAACAGAAATCGCATGGGCAGGGATAAGAAGAGGACTTTCCCTCTGTGGTAAGCTTCCTTCTTCTGAAAAGCATAGTCACCAGCATGACGTACTGCCAGGGTCTGCATTTCTTCTCTAATACATGAGGCCTACAGTTCCCTAAATTGGAGGTTCTTAGTTCAACTGTATGCCATGAGGCTCTTCTTTACAGCAGCCATCTGTGGCTCAGAGAGGAGGCTTTCCTTCTGTCAGGAAAATGGTCGATACGTTTCCTGATCAGTTCCTTGTACTTTCTGCTGATTCGCTAAGCATTTGTCATTTGAGGAGTCTGCATACCCTCTCTGCAAAGGACTGAGACTGCCTCTCATTGACATATTCCTGTAGCTTTAATTTATTCGTTGAAAAAggctgctttcattttccatgtAAAAGTTGAGGAAAACAGGATAAAACATTGTCTTAGAAAGGCATCCttgttttatttgcagaaaTGTATTAAGATAGGTGCATAAAAGGTGATAAACTCGCTATTGGTTGCCATAGCTTTGTACCCCTGTCCTGAGGAGTCTGTCTCAAGACTGGGGAGTTGGAGTATGGGGATGGTTTCCAACAAACAGCTCCTTCTTTCTATGGAGGATGCCAGATGTATCATTTTCTAGCGCAAATACTGTATTGTTGCTCTTTGTATTAGCTTTGATGACCATGACCCAGCAGTCATCCATGAGAATGCATCCCAGCCGGAGGTTCTGGTTCCAATCAGGCTCGATATGGAAATTGATGGGCAGAAACTCAGAGATGCGTTTACATGGAACATGAATGGTATGTAGGAAGGAGGGTTTCCTGAGGCTGGAGAGATACTGTTGCATTCATCACTGAGTATGAAGAGAGAACAAGCATGAGCCCCATACACACAAAGCTTTAAAGCCCTGCCACTTGGTGGGTTGTGGTCAGCTCTCATGTCTCATAGCAGATGCCCTGCCACTTCCATGAGTTCCAGTTGTTCCTGGATGCATGTAGTCTGAAGAGTTTAACTGGCTTGTTCTCCTGACCCGGTTCATCAGCTCAGCAGCATAATGGAACTACTCTGTCAGCTGCAATACTTAAATACCAAACAATTAATATGTATGGTTCCTTTACATATGTGGATTATTAGACTGTAGCTGTGTTATCTCCATGGGGCAAGTAAAGAAAGCTGATACAGGTCAAATCCCTGTGTCAGTGTGCACGTGTACAACCCTGGGACAAAAGCCCCTTTCATCAGCAAAAGGTGATGCGTTTAGAATTCCCCTCTTCACACTATAAGCTTAATTTTGTGTATTCTGTAAATGGCAGGCATTGGTGGCTGAGAAAGTTAAGTGTCTGTTTGTTCTTGTTCTGTATCAGAAAAGCTAATGACCCCAGAAATGTTCTCTGAGATTCTTTGCGATGACCTGGATTTGAATCCTCTGACGTTTGTCCCTGCTATTGCCTCTGCCATCCGACAACAGATCGAGTCATACCCAACGGACAGTATTCTAGAAGATCAGTCAGACCAACGAGTTATTATTAAGGTAATACAGGAAAGCAGTAGAATGAGAGCCGAACCAATTGCATTTCTCTGGTTATGTTACAGTGAAGGAGGAGTACAAAGGCTTCTCTCAAAGCCAAGGAGCTCTTAATTCCAGTCCTGTGTCCAGATTAGATTTTGTCCTTTGTATTGAGAACAAGACCACGGTAGCAGATTACTAAACATTCATGTGCCAACCCCTGAGATGATGAAAGAGTTCATTTAAAGCATTGTGGTTTCCTTTGTAAGAACTGAACCTTGGTGACCAAAGCTGAGTTGTCTTTTGTTACTGAACTTAAGAATTCAATTAAGGAGCGCTGTAGATGTAATGAACTAGGAGTTACTtctccacttctccagcctccaCCTCCTAAGTTAAATTACCTTTGACAAGCTATTGCAAGAGATGGAAACAAATGACTTGTTCTTTCCTTGTCTCCAGCTAAACATCCATGTAGGGAACATCTCCCTTGTAGACCAGTTCGAATGGGATATGTCAGAGAAGGAGAATTCACCAGAGAAGTTTGCCTTGAAGCTGTGCTCAGAGCTTGGTCTGGGCGGGGAGTTTGTCACTACTATTGCCTACAGCATCCGAGGACAGCTGAGTTGGCATCAGAAGACATACGCCTTCAGGTACAGAACTGTCACCTTCCTAGCAGGGGTGTGGATGTGTGTTCTTACTCGTGGCCATTAGCATCAGTGAATCTTGAACAGCCGACCTG is part of the Anser cygnoides isolate HZ-2024a breed goose chromosome 17, Taihu_goose_T2T_genome, whole genome shotgun sequence genome and harbors:
- the SMARCB1 gene encoding SWI/SNF-related matrix-associated actin-dependent regulator of chromatin subfamily B member 1 isoform X1 — protein: MMMMALSKTFGQKPVKFQLEEDGEFYMIGSEVGNYLRMFRGSLYKRYPSLWRRLATVEERKKIVASSHENQRSHSPRRYHGYTTLATSVTLLKASEVEEILDGNDEKYKAVSISTEPPTYLREQKAKRNNQWVPTLPNSSHHLDAVPCSTTINRNRMGRDKKRTFPLCFDDHDPAVIHENASQPEVLVPIRLDMEIDGQKLRDAFTWNMNEKLMTPEMFSEILCDDLDLNPLTFVPAIASAIRQQIESYPTDSILEDQSDQRVIIKLNIHVGNISLVDQFEWDMSEKENSPEKFALKLCSELGLGGEFVTTIAYSIRGQLSWHQKTYAFRSCFVAFCPAAAARTLCRLWKSRFATRGMLTSGALFWKPSQMLRWRRRSETRTEIQGA
- the SMARCB1 gene encoding SWI/SNF-related matrix-associated actin-dependent regulator of chromatin subfamily B member 1 isoform X2, translating into MMMMALSKTFGQKPVKFQLEEDGEFYMIGSEVGNYLRMFRGSLYKRYPSLWRRLATVEERKKIVASSHENQRSHSPRRYHGYTTLATSVTLLKASEVEEILDGNDEKYKAVSISTEPPTYLREQKAKRNNQWVPTLPNSSHHLDAVPCSTTINRNRMGRDKKRTFPLCFDDHDPAVIHENASQPEVLVPIRLDMEIDGQKLRDAFTWNMNEKLMTPEMFSEILCDDLDLNPLTFVPAIASAIRQQIESYPTDSILEDQSDQRVIIKLNIHVGNISLVDQFEWDMSEKENSPEKFALKLCSELGLGGEFVTTIAYSIRGQLSWHQKTYAFSENPLPTVEIAIRNTGDADQWCPLLETLTDAEMEKKIRDQDRNTRRMRRLANTAPAW